One window from the genome of Streptomyces sp. WZ-12 encodes:
- a CDS encoding SpoIIE family protein phosphatase — protein sequence MVDFEEHGPARRQAPLDIAGAALVLCDARGRVESWPEGAERLLGHPAADVVGRTAAALLAPDDAARLPAIAAECRTRGGWSGTVTARHKDGGPVDVTVQLARAVDGTGAAHWLAVATRASVFPGREMSRAVLEQLLLQTPVGMAVVDTDLRFVWSNVALERFGGGPARERIGRRLAEVQPGLDAEALEAQMRRVLESGEPVLGYEHIGRPQSEPHHERAHAMSFVRLDNGDGRPIGVCYTVIDITERYRNRQRLILLDRAGTAIGQSLDVLRTAQELADVAVPDLADFVTVDLLDSVIRGGDPLTGPPGDADRVALRRGGQQSARAGIPEAVVDVGDLASYHSWSPPIRALVEGKPWRMEWLDPHGQEWAADVPGGRRRALREQGLHTAMVVPIRARGTTMGVTSFFRGARGEPFTADDLRLAEEFVARAAVCLDNARRYTREREAALTLQRSLLPQGVLDHSALSLATRYRPADELAGVGGDWFDVIPLSGARLALVVGEVRGHGIGAIATMGRLRTAVQTLAALDLRPEELLARLDDLVSRVSEEGGQGADAGAVGTSCLYAVYDPVGRSFTAASAGHPPPVIVDPDGTATFAELPVGPQLGVSGLPFEAVEVAVKEDSVLALYTDGLLAGAVPGTGEPAKERLLRALAAPDEALDALCESVIGALTPRRQHDDITLLLARTRGLAPDRFAAWELDADPAVVGRAREMAARQLAEWELPDLTFTTELVVSELVTNAIRYGSGPIRLRLILEHTLICEVCDGSSTSPYLRHPRTTDEGGRGLFLISQFTHRWGTRYTTDGKVIWAEQLLA from the coding sequence ATGGTGGACTTCGAGGAGCACGGCCCCGCACGACGGCAGGCACCGCTGGACATCGCCGGTGCCGCCCTGGTGCTGTGCGACGCCCGCGGCCGCGTGGAGAGCTGGCCGGAGGGCGCCGAACGGCTCCTGGGCCACCCGGCCGCGGACGTCGTGGGGCGGACCGCCGCGGCCCTGCTGGCACCCGACGACGCGGCGCGGCTGCCCGCGATCGCCGCGGAGTGCCGGACGCGGGGCGGCTGGAGCGGCACCGTCACCGCCCGGCACAAGGACGGCGGACCGGTCGACGTCACGGTGCAGTTGGCCCGCGCGGTCGACGGCACGGGGGCGGCGCACTGGCTGGCGGTGGCCACCCGGGCGTCGGTGTTCCCCGGGCGGGAGATGAGCCGGGCGGTGCTGGAGCAACTGCTGCTCCAGACGCCGGTCGGGATGGCCGTGGTCGACACCGACCTGCGGTTCGTCTGGTCGAACGTGGCGCTGGAGCGGTTCGGTGGCGGCCCGGCCCGGGAGCGGATCGGGCGGCGGCTGGCCGAGGTCCAACCGGGCCTGGACGCGGAGGCGTTGGAGGCCCAGATGCGGCGGGTCCTGGAGAGCGGCGAACCGGTCCTGGGCTACGAACACATCGGCCGCCCCCAGTCGGAGCCGCACCACGAACGCGCCCACGCGATGTCCTTCGTCCGGCTCGACAACGGCGACGGCCGCCCCATCGGCGTCTGCTACACCGTCATCGACATCACCGAGCGGTACCGCAACCGCCAGCGGCTGATCCTGCTGGACCGGGCCGGCACCGCCATCGGCCAGAGCCTGGACGTGCTGCGCACCGCCCAGGAACTCGCCGACGTCGCGGTGCCCGACCTCGCCGACTTCGTCACCGTCGACCTGCTGGACTCGGTGATCCGGGGCGGCGACCCGCTGACCGGGCCGCCCGGCGACGCGGACCGGGTCGCGCTGCGCCGCGGCGGCCAGCAGTCCGCCCGGGCCGGCATCCCCGAGGCGGTCGTCGACGTCGGGGACCTGGCGTCGTACCACTCCTGGTCCCCGCCCATCCGGGCGCTGGTCGAGGGCAAGCCATGGCGGATGGAGTGGCTGGACCCGCACGGTCAGGAGTGGGCCGCGGACGTGCCCGGCGGCCGGCGCCGGGCACTGCGCGAACAGGGCCTGCACACCGCGATGGTGGTCCCGATCCGGGCCCGCGGCACGACGATGGGCGTCACCAGCTTCTTCCGCGGCGCGCGCGGCGAGCCGTTCACCGCCGACGACCTGCGGCTGGCCGAGGAGTTCGTGGCGCGGGCCGCGGTCTGCCTGGACAACGCCCGCCGCTACACCAGGGAACGGGAGGCGGCGCTCACCCTCCAGCGCAGCCTGCTGCCGCAGGGCGTGCTGGACCACAGCGCCCTGTCGCTGGCCACCCGCTACCGGCCGGCCGACGAACTGGCCGGCGTGGGCGGCGACTGGTTCGACGTGATCCCGCTGTCCGGGGCGCGGCTGGCGCTGGTGGTGGGCGAGGTGCGCGGGCACGGCATCGGCGCGATCGCCACGATGGGGCGACTGCGCACCGCCGTGCAGACGCTGGCCGCCCTGGACCTGCGCCCTGAGGAGCTGTTGGCCCGCCTCGACGACCTGGTCAGCCGGGTGTCGGAGGAGGGCGGCCAGGGCGCCGACGCCGGTGCGGTGGGCACCAGTTGCCTGTACGCGGTCTACGACCCGGTGGGCCGCTCCTTCACCGCGGCCAGCGCCGGACACCCGCCGCCGGTCATCGTCGACCCCGACGGCACCGCCACCTTCGCCGAGTTGCCGGTCGGCCCCCAACTGGGCGTCAGCGGGCTGCCGTTCGAGGCCGTCGAGGTGGCCGTCAAGGAGGACAGCGTGCTGGCGCTCTACACCGACGGGCTGCTGGCCGGCGCGGTCCCCGGGACCGGCGAACCGGCCAAGGAGCGGCTGCTGCGCGCGCTCGCCGCGCCGGACGAGGCCCTGGACGCGCTGTGCGAGTCGGTCATCGGCGCCCTGACGCCGCGCCGGCAGCACGACGACATCACGCTGCTGCTGGCCCGGACCCGCGGCCTGGCCCCGGACCGGTTCGCCGCCTGGGAGCTGGACGCAGACCCGGCCGTGGTGGGCCGCGCCCGCGAGATGGCCGCCCGACAACTGGCCGAATGGGAGCTGCCGGACCTCACGTTCACCACCGAGTTGGTGGTCAGCGAGCTGGTCACCAACGCGATCCGGTACGGGTCGGGGCCGATCCGGCTGCGGTTGATCCTGGAGCACACCCTGATCTGCGAGGTGTGCGACGGCTCCAGCACCTCCCCGTACCTGCGGCATCCGCGGACCACCGACGAGGGCGGCCGGGGCCTGTTC